The following are encoded together in the Oreochromis aureus strain Israel breed Guangdong linkage group 18, ZZ_aureus, whole genome shotgun sequence genome:
- the LOC116333793 gene encoding E3 ubiquitin/ISG15 ligase TRIM25-like — MEDAEDSRMVEMLMCPVCRDIFKDPRQLPCGHSMCMTCLEGLMDHSSDSDVPFKCPDCREHFSQVVTVQKSYALASIAEDFRLSRRTREKQTKCVYCDYCPEKNILAVKTCTKCEVSLCKEHIKDHQELPVFTGHPLVGPLSDLAERRCPQHEDEVLRYYCKSSRRYICSICTLEGKQLNVATEASTVLRRQLTEYMDQHFKMLMDQITESSNTVRKLQEDIHHNKQKMNPASSINGVTIVLLFLWFIVLYYAYNFSVENQTLTEALDEQQNRVHDIYSTIAESLVYHPMKSYRPKETEDQGAVMLDLDTVNHVLGVSADLKTAERVKAKLDYPNSNSRFDEAPQVLSSQCFSSGVHVWEVEAEGHWDIAVSYKSIQRKCKETSAFGNNTESWSLVHKGKGNLFACHNKTKTPVSRALQNSRIAVVVNFEEGSISFSAVDSTVTQLHEFKAELRQPVCLGLGLHHVDPPSRASIVKAS; from the exons ATGGAAGATGCAGAGGATAGCCGGATGGTGGAGATGCTCATGTGTCCAGTGTGCCGGGACATATTCAAGGATCCTCGGCAGCTGCCCTGTGGACACAGCATGTGTATGACCTGCCTGGAAGGCCTGATGGATCACTCCTCAGACTCCGACGTCCCCTTCAAGTGCCCAGACTGTAGGGAGCATTTTAGTCAGGTTGTTACAGTGCAGAAGAGCTATGCGCTGGCCAGCATAGCAGAGGACTTCAGGCTGAGCAGGAGGACCAGG GAAAAGCAGACAAAATGTGTGTACTGCGACTACTGCCCAGAGAAAAACATCTTGGCTGTCAAGACATGTACGAAGTGTGAGGTGTCGCTGTGCAAAGAGCACATCAAGGACCACCAGGAGCTGCCGGTGTTCACTGGGCACCCTCTGGTGGGACCGCTGAGCGACCTCGCAGAGAGGAGGTGCCCACAGCATGAGGATGAGGTGCTGAGGTACTACTGCAAGTCATCCAGACGCTACATCTGCAGCATTTGCACACTGGAGGGCAAGCAGCTTAACGTGGCCACTGAGGCCTCCACTGTCCTACGGAGACAGCTGACG GAATACATGGACCAGCACTTTAAAATGCTCATGGATCAAATCACAGAATCCAGCAACACTGTAAGAAAACTGCAAGAAGACATTCATCATAAC aaacagaaaatgaacCCCGCTAGCTCCATCAACGGTGTCACCATAGTCCTGCTTTTTCTCTGGTTCATAGTTCTCTATTACG CCTACAACTTCTCTGTGGAGAACCAGACACTAACAGAAGCGCTGGACGAGCAACAGAACCGCGTGCATGACATCTATTCCACCATCGCAG AAAGTTTGGTttatcatcccatgaaaagctACAGAcctaaagaaacagaagatcAAG GAGCTGTCATGTTGGACCTCGACACTGTCAATCACGTCCTTGGAGTCTCTGCTGATCTCAAAACAGCTGAGAGAGTGAAGGCAAAGCTGGATTATCCCAACAGTAACAGCCGTTTCGATGAAGCCCCGCAGGTCCTCTCCTCCCAGTGCTTCTCCTCTGGTGTCCATGTCTGGGAGGTGGAGGCTGAGGGGCACTGGGACATCGCTGTATCCTACAAGAGCATCCAACGAAAGTGCAAGGAAACCAGCGCCTTCggaaacaacacagagtccTGGAGTCTTGTGCACAAAGGCAAAGGGAACCTGTTTGCCTGCCATAACAAAACCAAAACTCCTGTATCTCGTGCCTTGCAGAACAGCCGAATAGCAGTGGTGGTTAATTTTGAggagggcagcatctcattcaGCGCTGTAGATTCCACCGTCACACAGCTGCACGAATTCAAGGCTGAACTGAGGCAGCCAGTGTGTCTGGGTTTGGGGCTTCATCACGTGGATCCACCCAGCCGAGCGTCCATTGTCAAAGCTTCCTGA